In uncultured Bacteroides sp., the following proteins share a genomic window:
- the trpS gene encoding tryptophan--tRNA ligase gives METVVSGIRPTGNLHLGNYFGAVKSFLQMQNEYNCYFFIADWHSLTTHPKPNDIVQSARTILAEYLACGIDPEKATIYVQSDVKEVLELYLYLNMNAYLGELERTTSFKDKARKQPDNVNAGLLTYPTLMAADILIHKAVKVPVGKDQEQNMEMARKFARRFNTIYGTELFPEPASFSLADKAIKVPGLDGSGKMGKSEGNCIYLMDDAKTISKKVMKAVTDAGPTVPNSEKPEVIQNLFTFMDIVSTKDTYDYFNEKYNDCSIRYGDLKKQLAADVIAFNEPIREKIQDYSANTEYLAKVAKQGAERAQESAAKTLKEVREIIGFREF, from the coding sequence ATGGAAACAGTTGTTAGTGGAATTCGCCCTACAGGTAATCTGCATCTGGGCAACTACTTTGGAGCAGTGAAGAGTTTTCTGCAAATGCAGAATGAATATAATTGTTATTTCTTTATTGCCGATTGGCATTCCCTTACTACTCACCCAAAACCAAACGATATAGTTCAGAGCGCACGCACTATTCTTGCTGAATATCTGGCTTGCGGCATTGATCCTGAGAAAGCTACCATTTATGTACAAAGTGACGTGAAGGAGGTATTGGAACTTTATCTTTACCTTAACATGAATGCTTATCTGGGTGAGCTGGAACGTACCACTTCTTTCAAGGACAAAGCGCGCAAACAACCGGATAACGTGAATGCCGGATTGCTGACTTATCCTACTCTTATGGCTGCGGATATTCTTATTCATAAGGCAGTGAAGGTGCCAGTGGGCAAGGACCAGGAACAGAACATGGAGATGGCGCGTAAATTCGCCCGCCGCTTTAATACTATTTACGGAACTGAGTTATTCCCTGAGCCGGCTTCTTTCTCTTTGGCAGATAAGGCTATCAAGGTTCCGGGACTGGATGGATCGGGTAAGATGGGAAAATCGGAAGGTAACTGCATCTACTTGATGGATGATGCCAAGACTATCAGCAAGAAGGTGATGAAGGCGGTAACTGATGCCGGACCAACTGTGCCTAACAGTGAAAAGCCTGAGGTTATTCAGAACTTATTCACTTTTATGGATATTGTGTCTACTAAAGATACTTACGATTATTTCAATGAGAAGTACAACGATTGCTCTATCCGTTACGGAGATTTGAAAAAGCAATTGGCTGCTGATGTTATTGCTTTTAATGAACCTATCCGCGAAAAGATTCAGGATTATTCAGCAAACACAGAATATCTTGCAAAGGTTGCCAAACAAGGAGCCGAGAGAGCTCAGGAAAGTGCAGCTAAAACACTGAAGGAAGTAAGAGAAATTATCGGATTCCGCGAGTTTTAA
- a CDS encoding peptidylprolyl isomerase gives MKRRIILFAGLAFSTCAFSQQKDEVLMKINNKNITRSEFEYIYNKNNSNNELDKKSLDEYVNLFVNFKLKVIAAEAEGVDTTKAFRDEFWGYRQQLVKPYLTNDSVDQVNALTIYERLKENIETSHILIRCKPDATPEDSLNAYHKAERARQRILNGENFEKVAREVSEDPSVKQNGGNLGYFTALQMVAPFEDTAYSLKNGEVSKPVRTDFGYHIIKVNNRRPDMGKVLVAHIFKFLPQDVTKEQEKKASLQMDSISNVLQNGGDFALLAKKYSDDKGTASRGGELPWIGFRQTVKEFENVAFSLDINEISKPFRSPSGLHIMKLIERKPIESFAEKKDEIIRRMNRQGRGNKGVEALIEKLKAEYKFSYNDKDVNAVKSLMKNIQAGKDSLTSVRAKSLSGDLFTLNETSYPVQGFISWAKTQQGNPEKLLKDYTNNSIISYEDSQLEHKYPEFGHLMQEYRDGILLFDISNRKVWDKASKDDKGLDTFFNENKASYKWDSPRFKGVIVHCKDKKTAKAVKKLTKKNPEEEWTAVIRKTLNNDTVSVVKVEKGIFVKGDNKYVDQFKFKSAKAEPNKNYPVTIVLGKMLKDGPESYKDVRGPVTADYQNYLESDWIKELRGKYKVEINQQILKTVNNH, from the coding sequence ATGAAAAGAAGGATTATTTTATTTGCCGGTTTAGCTTTTAGTACTTGTGCTTTTTCGCAGCAAAAAGATGAAGTATTGATGAAGATAAACAACAAGAATATAACACGATCGGAATTCGAATACATTTATAACAAGAATAATTCAAACAACGAGTTAGACAAGAAATCATTAGATGAATATGTTAACCTGTTCGTAAACTTTAAGCTGAAAGTTATCGCTGCAGAAGCAGAAGGTGTAGATACTACCAAAGCGTTTCGTGATGAATTCTGGGGATATCGCCAGCAATTGGTAAAGCCCTATCTTACGAATGATTCTGTAGACCAGGTAAATGCCCTGACTATATACGAGCGACTTAAAGAGAATATTGAAACCTCGCATATTCTGATTCGGTGCAAGCCAGATGCAACTCCCGAAGATTCACTTAACGCATATCATAAAGCCGAGCGTGCCCGTCAGCGAATTCTGAACGGCGAGAACTTTGAAAAGGTTGCTCGTGAGGTTTCCGAAGACCCTTCTGTGAAGCAAAACGGAGGGAATCTTGGATATTTCACCGCTTTGCAGATGGTGGCTCCTTTTGAAGATACCGCATATTCCTTAAAGAATGGCGAAGTTAGTAAACCCGTTCGCACAGATTTTGGCTATCATATAATCAAAGTAAACAACCGCCGTCCCGATATGGGCAAAGTGCTGGTTGCACATATCTTTAAGTTCCTGCCACAAGATGTAACTAAAGAGCAAGAGAAAAAAGCTTCTCTTCAAATGGATTCCATTTCTAATGTCTTGCAAAACGGTGGGGATTTTGCTCTTTTGGCAAAGAAATATTCAGATGACAAGGGAACAGCTTCACGTGGTGGTGAATTACCATGGATTGGTTTCCGTCAGACAGTGAAGGAATTTGAGAATGTGGCGTTTTCTTTAGATATAAATGAAATTTCTAAGCCATTCCGTTCACCAAGCGGTCTGCATATAATGAAATTGATTGAACGCAAGCCTATTGAATCATTTGCTGAGAAAAAAGACGAAATTATTCGTCGCATGAATCGTCAGGGACGCGGGAATAAAGGTGTTGAGGCTCTTATTGAAAAGCTGAAAGCAGAATATAAATTCTCATACAACGACAAAGATGTTAATGCTGTTAAGAGTCTGATGAAAAACATTCAGGCAGGAAAAGACTCATTGACTTCTGTTCGCGCAAAGAGCCTTTCCGGTGATCTTTTCACTTTGAATGAAACCAGTTATCCCGTGCAAGGCTTTATCAGTTGGGCAAAAACTCAGCAAGGTAACCCGGAAAAACTACTGAAAGACTATACCAATAATTCAATTATTAGTTATGAAGACAGTCAGCTTGAACATAAATATCCTGAGTTTGGCCATTTAATGCAGGAATACCGTGATGGGATTTTATTGTTCGACATCAGTAACCGCAAGGTTTGGGACAAAGCTTCGAAGGACGATAAAGGTCTGGATACATTCTTTAATGAAAACAAAGCAAGTTACAAATGGGATTCTCCTCGTTTCAAGGGAGTGATTGTTCATTGCAAGGATAAAAAGACAGCTAAGGCAGTGAAGAAACTCACTAAAAAGAACCCGGAGGAAGAGTGGACAGCCGTAATACGCAAAACACTTAATAACGATACAGTCTCTGTAGTAAAAGTAGAAAAAGGAATCTTTGTCAAAGGAGACAATAAATATGTAGATCAATTCAAATTCAAGTCAGCAAAAGCAGAACCAAATAAAAATTATCCAGTGACAATTGTTCTTGGTAAGATGCTGAAAGACGGACCCGAAAGTTATAAAGATGTTCGTGGACCAGTTACTGCCGACTATCAGAATTACCTGGAAAGCGACTGGATTAAAGAATTACGTGGAAAATATAAGGTTGAAATTAACCAACAGATTTTAAAAACAGTTAATAATCATTGA
- the guaB gene encoding IMP dehydrogenase: MSFIADKIVMDGLTYDDVLLIPSYSEVLPRSVDLSTKFSRNIELKVPFVTAAMDTVTEAKMAIAIAREGGIGVIHKNMSIKAQAKQVAIVKRAENGMIYDPVTIKQGSTVRDALSLMAEYKIGGIPVVDDDRMLVGIVTNRDLRFERDMNKHIDEVMTKENLVTTNQSTDLESAAQILQLHKIEKLPVVDKDGKLVGLVTYKDITKAKDKPMACKDSKGRLRVAAGVGVTADSFVRMQALVDAGADAIVIDTAHGHSKGVIEILKEAKSRFPNIDIVVGNIATGAAALDLVNAGADGVKVGIGPGSICTTRVVAGVGVPQLSAVYEVAKALKDTGVPLIADGGLRYSGDVVKALAAGGYSVMIGSLVAGVEESPGETIIFNGRKFKSYRGMGSLEAMENGSKDRYFQSGETDVKKLVPEGIAARVPYKGTLFEVIYQLCGGLRSGMGYCGAASIEKLHDAKFTRITSAGVLESHPHDVTITSEAPNYSRPE; this comes from the coding sequence ATGTCATTTATTGCAGATAAAATTGTAATGGATGGATTAACGTACGACGACGTACTTTTAATCCCTTCATATTCTGAGGTTTTACCCCGTAGTGTCGATCTCTCGACTAAGTTTTCACGAAACATTGAATTGAAAGTCCCCTTTGTAACTGCAGCAATGGATACAGTTACCGAAGCGAAAATGGCTATTGCTATTGCACGTGAAGGTGGGATCGGTGTTATTCATAAAAACATGTCTATTAAGGCTCAGGCGAAGCAAGTTGCAATTGTGAAACGTGCCGAAAATGGAATGATTTATGATCCTGTAACCATCAAACAAGGTTCTACAGTACGCGATGCTTTATCTTTGATGGCTGAATATAAAATCGGTGGTATTCCTGTTGTTGATGATGATAGAATGTTAGTTGGTATTGTAACTAATCGTGATTTACGATTTGAACGCGATATGAACAAACATATTGACGAGGTTATGACAAAAGAGAATCTTGTAACCACTAATCAATCTACTGACTTAGAGTCTGCTGCTCAGATTCTACAACTGCATAAAATTGAAAAACTTCCTGTAGTTGATAAGGATGGCAAATTAGTTGGACTTGTTACCTATAAAGATATTACAAAAGCTAAAGATAAACCTATGGCATGCAAGGATTCTAAAGGAAGACTTCGTGTTGCTGCCGGAGTAGGAGTAACTGCCGACTCGTTTGTTCGTATGCAGGCTTTGGTTGATGCTGGTGCTGATGCCATTGTTATTGATACAGCTCATGGTCATTCAAAAGGAGTTATTGAAATTCTTAAAGAGGCAAAAAGTCGTTTCCCAAATATTGATATAGTTGTAGGTAACATTGCTACCGGAGCAGCTGCTTTAGACTTGGTTAATGCCGGAGCTGATGGAGTTAAAGTAGGTATCGGTCCAGGTTCTATCTGTACTACACGTGTAGTGGCAGGTGTTGGTGTACCTCAGCTTTCTGCAGTTTACGAAGTCGCTAAAGCATTGAAGGATACAGGTGTTCCTTTGATTGCCGACGGTGGTTTAAGATATTCGGGAGATGTAGTTAAGGCTTTGGCTGCCGGAGGTTACTCAGTAATGATTGGTTCCCTGGTTGCCGGTGTGGAAGAAAGTCCGGGTGAGACAATCATCTTCAACGGAAGAAAATTCAAATCATATAGAGGCATGGGTTCACTTGAAGCTATGGAAAATGGTTCTAAAGACCGTTACTTCCAAAGCGGTGAGACCGATGTAAAGAAACTTGTTCCAGAAGGTATTGCTGCACGAGTTCCTTATAAAGGTACTCTTTTTGAAGTAATTTACCAGTTGTGTGGCGGTCTTCGTTCAGGAATGGGATATTGCGGTGCTGCTAGTATCGAGAAACTTCACGATGCTAAGTTTACCCGTATCACAAGTGCCGGTGTACTTGAAAGCCATCCTCACGATGTGACAATTACAAGTGAAGCGCCAAATTATAGTCGTCCTGAATAA
- the mutL gene encoding DNA mismatch repair endonuclease MutL: MSDIIRLLPDSVANQIAAGEVIQRPASVIKELVENSIDAGAKEVHILITDAGRTCIQVIDDGKGMSETDARVSFERHATSKIRKAADLFALTTMGFRGEALASIAAVAQVDLKTRPEDEELGTVISISGSEVERQETVSCAKGSNFSVKNLFFNVPARRKFLKSNQTELSNILAEFERIVLVHPDVAFTLHSNDVELFHLPVSSLRLRIINVFGKKLNQQLLNVNVDTSLIKISGYVGKPDSSRKKGAHQYFFVNGRYMRHPYFHKAVMEAYESLVPAGEQISYFLYFDVDPADIDVNIHPTKTEIKFENEVPIWQILAASVKESLGKFNEVPSIDFDTEGMPDIPAYDSAAPIQPPKLNFNPNFNPFQKSGSTYSRPKVEWEDLYEGIERAEQKTQHSYEPDVIDYEAFQEKEPEPEQATLYDEETVMEKSMLQFQFKGRFILTSVKSGLMIIDQHRAHVRVLFDQYLEQIKNRQGVAQGVLFPEILELPASEAAVLQEISDDLSAIGFELTNLGGGSYAINGVPSGIEGLSPVQLIRNMVHTAMEKGCDVKEEVHNTLALTLAKAASIVYGQVLGNDEMTKLVDSLFACAMPNYTPDGKTVLSVFKEDEIERLFK, encoded by the coding sequence ATGAGTGATATTATTCGTTTGTTACCCGATTCAGTTGCCAATCAAATTGCTGCCGGTGAAGTGATTCAGCGTCCGGCTTCAGTAATTAAGGAGCTGGTCGAGAATTCTATTGATGCCGGTGCAAAGGAAGTGCACATTCTTATAACCGATGCGGGAAGAACCTGCATTCAGGTTATTGACGATGGAAAAGGAATGTCCGAGACTGATGCACGGGTTTCTTTTGAACGGCATGCTACCTCAAAGATTCGCAAAGCGGCCGATTTGTTTGCCCTTACTACTATGGGCTTCCGGGGCGAAGCTTTGGCATCTATTGCCGCAGTGGCACAGGTAGATCTTAAAACACGCCCTGAAGATGAAGAACTGGGTACCGTGATATCAATATCCGGTTCAGAGGTGGAACGCCAGGAAACTGTATCCTGCGCCAAAGGAAGTAACTTCTCTGTGAAGAACCTGTTCTTTAATGTTCCGGCCCGCCGGAAGTTCTTAAAGTCTAACCAGACAGAATTAAGTAATATATTGGCCGAATTTGAACGTATAGTTCTTGTTCATCCTGATGTCGCGTTTACGCTGCACAGCAATGACGTGGAATTGTTTCATCTTCCGGTCTCGTCTCTTCGCCTGCGCATTATCAATGTGTTTGGCAAGAAACTGAATCAGCAACTACTCAATGTAAATGTTGATACCAGCCTTATAAAGATCTCCGGTTATGTTGGTAAACCCGATTCCTCAAGGAAGAAGGGTGCACACCAATATTTCTTTGTCAACGGACGATACATGCGCCACCCATACTTCCACAAGGCGGTGATGGAAGCGTATGAAAGTCTGGTTCCGGCCGGAGAGCAGATCTCTTATTTCCTTTATTTCGATGTTGATCCTGCCGATATTGATGTGAATATTCACCCCACAAAGACAGAGATTAAGTTCGAAAATGAGGTGCCTATCTGGCAGATTCTGGCAGCTTCGGTAAAAGAATCTCTGGGTAAGTTCAATGAGGTGCCTTCCATCGACTTTGATACGGAAGGTATGCCCGATATTCCTGCTTATGACAGTGCAGCTCCTATCCAGCCACCCAAATTGAACTTCAATCCAAACTTTAACCCATTCCAGAAATCGGGCTCCACTTATTCAAGGCCTAAGGTAGAGTGGGAGGATTTGTATGAGGGGATTGAAAGAGCAGAGCAGAAAACGCAGCACTCTTACGAGCCTGATGTGATAGATTATGAGGCTTTCCAGGAAAAGGAGCCCGAACCGGAACAAGCCACTCTTTATGATGAGGAGACTGTGATGGAAAAGAGTATGCTCCAATTCCAGTTTAAAGGACGGTTTATCCTTACATCCGTAAAATCGGGTCTGATGATTATTGATCAGCACCGCGCACATGTCAGGGTGTTGTTCGACCAATATCTGGAGCAGATAAAGAATCGTCAAGGGGTTGCTCAGGGAGTTCTGTTCCCCGAGATACTTGAACTGCCTGCTTCTGAAGCGGCGGTGTTGCAGGAAATCTCCGATGATCTGTCCGCTATTGGTTTTGAACTGACCAATCTGGGAGGAGGAAGTTACGCCATCAACGGTGTTCCATCTGGCATTGAAGGATTGTCTCCGGTTCAGCTGATAAGAAATATGGTGCATACAGCCATGGAAAAGGGATGTGATGTGAAGGAAGAGGTGCACAACACGCTTGCTCTGACTCTTGCCAAAGCAGCTTCTATTGTTTACGGTCAGGTACTTGGCAATGATGAAATGACAAAATTGGTCGATTCTCTTTTTGCCTGTGCCATGCCAAACTATACCCCCGACGGGAAAACTGTTTTGTCGGTGTTTAAAGAGGATGAGATAGAAAGACTCTTTAAGTAA
- a CDS encoding C40 family peptidase, with protein sequence MEYAICFVPNNPLRIEHDEASEMLTELLFGEACTVTESWGNWSKIINKTEGYVGWVTTKMLTEVSKEYFDAYDPAGQTVVTTLFSQATSETTGEKILLTGGSLLPEYKEDGTFRVKNDRFRLNPADALPLKESLLDTARRFLNTPYLWGGKNAMGMDCSGLTQVVMRMHGIHILRNASQQAKQGELISFTQEALPGDLAFFDHGDGHISHVGMVAEEGYIIHCSGSVHIDKLDDQGIFSKELNKYTHDLRFIKRYL encoded by the coding sequence ATGGAATACGCTATCTGTTTTGTTCCCAATAACCCGCTTCGTATAGAACATGACGAAGCTTCGGAGATGCTCACTGAACTCCTTTTCGGAGAGGCTTGCACTGTGACAGAATCATGGGGCAACTGGAGTAAGATTATCAATAAAACTGAAGGATATGTGGGGTGGGTAACCACCAAAATGCTGACCGAGGTGAGTAAGGAGTACTTTGATGCTTATGATCCTGCGGGGCAGACTGTAGTAACCACGCTTTTTTCTCAGGCAACCAGTGAAACAACCGGCGAAAAGATTCTGCTTACCGGCGGAAGTCTGCTTCCCGAATACAAGGAAGACGGAACATTCCGTGTAAAGAACGACCGTTTCCGGTTGAACCCTGCCGATGCTCTTCCATTGAAAGAGTCATTGCTCGACACAGCCCGCCGATTCCTTAACACTCCATACTTGTGGGGTGGGAAGAATGCTATGGGAATGGACTGTTCGGGACTCACACAAGTGGTGATGCGTATGCACGGCATTCACATACTTCGCAACGCCAGTCAGCAAGCAAAGCAAGGCGAACTGATTTCGTTCACACAAGAAGCACTTCCGGGCGACCTGGCATTCTTTGATCATGGCGACGGACACATCTCACACGTGGGAATGGTGGCCGAAGAAGGCTACATTATTCACTGTTCCGGCTCGGTTCATATCGACAAACTCGACGACCAGGGAATATTCAGCAAGGAACTAAACAAGTACACACACGATCTCCGGTTTATAAAAAGATATCTGTAG
- a CDS encoding OstA-like protein yields MLKNNNRRYSISRHRILLMGILCLFGVCLIAGNNAVNKKKKQKPKKEVIYILNSDETIGNELLRPDITMLQGNVRLRHKGMYMFCDSAYLNEKTNSFEAFGKVRMEQGDTLFIYGNYLKYDGFKEIAKLRENVKLVNRKTTLLTDSLDYDRVLDKAYYFEGGTMLDKENVLTSDWGEYSPSTKNSVFNFDVKLVNPRFTLKTDTLKYNTASGIAHIVGASRIDSDKNHITSKRGYYDTRADQAQLLDRSLLVNDDGKRLIGDSLYYDRKKGYGEAFYNVLLTDSVNKNFLKGDYCFYNELTGNAIATKKALAVDYSQGDTLFLHGDTLKLNTFNIKTDSMYRELHAFRKVRFFRKDIQGVCDSLFFSSKDTCLIMYKDPILWNEKKQLLGEEIRIYMNDSTIDWAHIVNQALSIEQKDTTHYNQITGKDIKAYFVGGEMRKVDVIGNVRLVYYPEEKDSTMMGMNVSETSLLNIYLKNKKMEKMVMSPQSSGTLYPMPMIPPDKLRLENFAWFDFIRPLNKDDIFEWRGKKATQVLKNKGRKSIPLPNHGLQKK; encoded by the coding sequence ATGCTGAAGAATAATAATAGAAGATATTCAATAAGCAGGCACAGAATACTACTGATGGGTATTCTGTGCCTGTTTGGCGTTTGTTTGATAGCGGGAAACAATGCTGTAAACAAGAAGAAAAAGCAGAAACCTAAAAAAGAGGTGATCTATATTCTCAACTCTGACGAGACAATAGGAAATGAGTTGCTTAGACCAGATATCACAATGCTGCAGGGAAATGTAAGATTGCGTCATAAAGGAATGTACATGTTCTGTGACAGCGCCTATCTTAACGAAAAAACAAATTCCTTTGAAGCTTTCGGTAAGGTTCGTATGGAACAGGGTGACACCTTGTTTATCTATGGTAATTACCTGAAATACGATGGGTTTAAAGAAATAGCTAAACTTAGAGAAAACGTTAAGCTGGTAAATAGAAAAACAACCCTGCTCACAGATAGTCTTGACTATGACCGTGTGCTTGATAAAGCCTATTACTTTGAAGGGGGAACAATGCTCGACAAGGAAAATGTGCTTACGTCTGACTGGGGAGAGTATTCTCCTTCAACAAAGAACTCCGTATTTAACTTTGATGTAAAGTTGGTAAACCCACGTTTTACGTTAAAAACAGATACACTGAAATATAACACTGCCAGCGGCATTGCTCATATTGTGGGAGCTTCACGCATAGACAGTGATAAGAACCACATTACTTCCAAACGTGGATACTATGACACTCGTGCCGACCAGGCACAATTGCTGGACCGTTCCCTTCTGGTGAATGATGACGGTAAAAGACTGATTGGCGATAGCCTCTATTATGATCGTAAGAAAGGATATGGTGAAGCATTCTATAATGTGTTATTGACCGATTCAGTAAACAAGAACTTTCTGAAAGGCGACTATTGCTTTTACAATGAACTGACAGGTAATGCTATTGCCACTAAGAAGGCTTTGGCTGTTGATTACTCACAGGGCGACACTCTGTTCTTGCACGGAGATACACTTAAGCTGAACACATTCAATATTAAAACAGACTCCATGTACAGAGAGCTGCATGCTTTTCGCAAAGTCCGCTTTTTCCGCAAGGATATTCAGGGAGTGTGTGATTCATTGTTCTTTTCATCAAAAGACACTTGTCTGATTATGTACAAGGACCCAATTCTGTGGAATGAAAAAAAACAGTTACTGGGTGAGGAGATCAGGATTTATATGAACGACAGCACTATTGATTGGGCGCACATTGTAAACCAGGCTCTGAGTATTGAACAAAAAGATACTACTCATTATAACCAGATTACCGGAAAAGACATCAAGGCTTATTTCGTGGGTGGGGAAATGAGAAAAGTAGATGTCATCGGTAATGTCCGACTGGTATATTATCCTGAGGAAAAAGACAGTACAATGATGGGCATGAATGTGTCAGAAACAAGTCTGCTCAACATCTATCTCAAGAATAAAAAGATGGAAAAAATGGTGATGAGTCCCCAGTCCAGTGGTACTCTTTACCCAATGCCGATGATTCCTCCCGATAAATTACGGCTGGAAAACTTTGCATGGTTTGACTTTATCCGGCCGCTCAACAAAGATGACATCTTTGAATGGAGAGGCAAAAAAGCCACTCAAGTATTGAAGAATAAAGGAAGAAAATCAATACCTTTGCCTAATCATGGGTTGCAGAAAAAGTAA
- a CDS encoding HU family DNA-binding protein produces MSILFKAAPLNDARKKEEKQLYYAVPQRKELVTIDELSSLISGRCTATSGDVKLVLEEFANTLINELKNGNSVKLDKIGTFSLSLTSNKVTNPDKLRTTDVKVGRLLLRPAPSFMTKMKDATFERKG; encoded by the coding sequence ATGAGCATTTTATTCAAGGCGGCACCCCTCAATGATGCCCGCAAGAAAGAGGAAAAACAACTTTATTACGCTGTTCCCCAAAGAAAAGAACTGGTAACCATTGACGAGTTGAGCTCGTTGATATCTGGCAGATGTACCGCTACATCGGGCGATGTGAAACTGGTGCTCGAGGAGTTTGCCAACACATTGATCAATGAGCTGAAGAACGGTAACTCAGTAAAGCTGGATAAGATAGGAACATTCTCGCTATCACTCACTTCAAACAAAGTAACCAATCCCGATAAGCTTCGCACCACAGACGTAAAAGTGGGGCGCTTACTGCTTCGTCCGGCTCCGTCATTCATGACAAAGATGAAAGATGCCACCTTTGAACGGAAAGGATAA
- a CDS encoding peptidylprolyl isomerase, translated as MKKLVNFKTLVLLFVLCVSQVKAFAQENVIDEVVWIVGDEAILKSDVEEERLNAQYNGTKFDGDPYCVIPEQIAIQKLYLHQAAIDSVEVTDNEVLQRVEWQINNIIRQIGSKEKMEEYFNKTYTQIRETMRESTRDGLVVQKMQQKLVGDIKITPAEVRRYFDKLPKDSVPYVPTQVEVQIITQEPKIPVSEIEDVKKRLREYTNRITSGDTPFSSLAILYSEDPGSARRGGELGFMGKGELLPEFATVAFNLQDPKKVSKIVETEYGYHIIQLIEKRGDRINCRHILLKPKVSDKDLEASIHRLDSISNDIRKAKFTFEQAASVISQDKDSRNNNGIMPNSNSGTSKFEMDQLPQEVAKAVDKLNVGEISKAFTMVNSKGKQVCAVVKLKLRVDGHKATMSDDYQSLKDIVIGKLRVEKLDHWIKEKQKKTYVRINENWRKCDFKYPGWIK; from the coding sequence ATGAAAAAGTTAGTGAACTTTAAAACGCTTGTATTACTCTTTGTGCTGTGTGTTTCACAAGTGAAAGCATTTGCCCAGGAAAATGTAATAGACGAAGTGGTCTGGATTGTGGGTGATGAAGCCATCTTAAAATCAGATGTTGAAGAGGAACGGCTGAATGCGCAGTACAACGGAACCAAGTTCGATGGTGATCCTTACTGTGTAATCCCGGAGCAAATTGCCATCCAGAAACTATATCTGCATCAGGCTGCTATTGATAGTGTGGAAGTTACTGACAATGAAGTTCTGCAAAGGGTTGAGTGGCAGATAAACAACATTATCCGTCAGATTGGTTCCAAGGAAAAGATGGAGGAATATTTCAATAAGACCTATACCCAGATTCGCGAAACCATGCGTGAAAGTACGCGTGACGGACTGGTTGTTCAGAAGATGCAGCAAAAGCTGGTTGGTGATATTAAAATTACCCCTGCTGAGGTGAGAAGATATTTCGATAAACTGCCTAAGGATAGTGTTCCTTATGTACCTACTCAGGTAGAGGTTCAGATAATTACTCAGGAACCAAAGATTCCGGTCAGTGAAATAGAAGATGTGAAAAAGCGATTGCGTGAATACACAAACCGTATCACTTCCGGAGATACTCCGTTCTCTTCACTGGCAATCCTTTATTCTGAAGATCCGGGTAGTGCACGCCGTGGCGGAGAACTGGGATTCATGGGAAAAGGTGAGCTGTTGCCTGAATTTGCAACAGTAGCATTCAACCTGCAGGATCCTAAAAAAGTATCGAAGATTGTAGAAACAGAATATGGTTATCATATTATTCAGTTAATAGAAAAGCGCGGTGACCGTATCAATTGCCGTCATATTTTGTTAAAACCAAAAGTATCAGATAAGGATTTGGAGGCATCAATACATCGTCTGGATTCTATATCTAATGATATACGTAAGGCAAAGTTTACCTTTGAACAGGCTGCTTCGGTGATTTCTCAGGATAAAGATTCTCGTAACAATAACGGAATAATGCCTAATTCAAATTCAGGTACCTCAAAATTCGAGATGGATCAGTTACCACAGGAAGTTGCAAAAGCTGTTGATAAGTTGAACGTGGGCGAAATATCTAAAGCGTTTACAATGGTAAACAGTAAGGGCAAGCAAGTTTGTGCAGTAGTTAAGCTGAAATTGAGAGTAGATGGTCACAAAGCAACGATGAGTGATGACTATCAGAGCCTGAAAGATATTGTAATTGGTAAGCTTAGAGTTGAGAAACTTGATCATTGGATCAAAGAAAAGCAGAAGAAAACATATGTTCGTATCAATGAAAACTGGAGAAAATGCGATTTTAAGTATCCGGGTTGGATTAAATAA